CTCGGGGTGTGCTTTTTGAACTGAGCTCAAGCTCTACCTCGGTTGCCGccaataaaaccctagaaaactgTCCATACGTATATTTCTGATCTATTTTACCTTTTACCTCctcaaattttttgaatttcttaACTCAACAAGTCCTGTGGAAGAATCTAGGGTTTTTCTAGGAATGGTTTCAATTTTGATTTCTCCTCCTTTGTCTGCAAAATGGATGGAATTTTGGGAAATATAGTTTGGATGAAGTGATATGAAGTGGCGGTGCCGAATATGAGCGATGGAGGTGGGGAGAATGTAAAAGAGGGGGAAAATAATTTGAATCATCTCCATAGCAAGAAGAGTAGGTCACGAGCTGACGACTTCGGCCTTTCCATTGCTAAAGTTGCTGTGGCTCAGATATGCGAGGCTGCAGGGTTCCAGGGCTTCCAGCGCACCGCTCTGGACACCCTGTCTGATGTGGCTGTTCGGCACATTTTAGAGATCGGGAAGACTGGGAATATGTTTGCAAATTTAGCGGGTAGGAGTCAGTCTAATGTGTTTGATATAATTCAAGGGCTGGAAGATTTGGGTTCAATACAGGGATTTTCGGGTGCTTCCGATGTTGATCATTGTCTTTTGGGTTCAGGGACTGTGCGGGAGATGGTGCGGTATGTTGGAGAGGCTGAGGAGATCCCATTTGCTTATTCACTTCCTGGATTTCCTGTTTTAAAAGAACGGGAGCCTGGCAGGACTTTTGAGCAGACTGGAGGGAGCCCACCTGCTGAGCATATACCACCTTGGTTACCTGTATTTCCAGACCCTGAGACCTATGTCAGCCTGCATAAAATAGATGAGAAAATGGCACAGATTTGGGAGGACGAAGTCGGGGGGCCTGTTGAAAAGAGAAGAGAGTTGGATAAAACTTTTGCAAATTTGCAGCAGCGAATGGCTTGTAACGGGACTCAGCCATCCGTAGAGGTTGATTTTGGGAATGAAGCTAAAGAAAAGGGATTGGTGGAATGTAATCCATTTCTTACTCCACCTCTGCAGCATGGGGAGAAGGAGGTGTCTTTAGTTCTTCCTCCTGCTAAACTCTCGGACGAAGTCTTCCTGCAGAGTGCTAACCTTGAAGTTCCGGTTAGTCACATTTCTGCAATGGAGACATTTGCACCTGGCATTGAGGCGGTTAAGAGTGGAACATTTGATTTCGAAGATGGGAGGAAAAAGGTTCCTTTGAACGGGAGACCAAATGTGCGATTTAAGCTTGGAGGTGGCAAAAGGTGCTTGCGTGTGGCTATAAGCTCTCAGAACCAGGGAATTGATAAAAATTCCACTTGGTTTAGGAATGACGATGGGATGGATGACAAGAAAAGGCGGGTGGAACAAATTCTGAAGCCGTCATACGAATCTGCAGGAACTGACTCACTTGTAAATTAGGTGTGTTCATATTTGAACTTGTACACTTCTTCAGGGAACTGGCAATACATGCTGGTTCCAGGTTAGTTAGAATGAATGTATTAGAGTTGTCTGTATACAGGACTGTTAGAGACCGATGTTCCCACATATAACAAGTTCTTGGGGCAAGTCATTCTCGGTTGTCCTCGTGAACGTCTATCGATGATAATTCTTCGCAGTTGATATAATGTTTCTACGTTTGCTGTGCTGTGCTTTTTTGTATTTATGACCTGATAATCACAAAGCTAATTGTTactgtttaacttttgaaatttttgtcctTTTATTCTGATGAAGTTATTGTTGCAAGGATTTCCATTTTCATGGGTATTTTAGGATTTAAGTGTACTTGAAGAGATCATTTCCATTTTCGTGGGTATTGCTAGAACAATGACTTGTCAAATTGCTATTGCCACCCCCAGTTTTTCAAcattttgttggcatttttTGGTGTATGTATGTCTCTCTGCATGTATTGGAATAGGTTCCAATAATGTACATTGGCAAAATCTTTTGCTAGAAGTCTTCCAGAACTATTAAAAATTATAGGATTTCATTAACTGATAAGGAGTTTCTGATAATCTCTTTTcctgaaaatttttgtttttcggCCATTTTTTCTTGAAACCAACATGATAACAGCTATAACGATTTTGCTTTCTGTCTTTACATTGTCAATGCTACAACTTGGAAATCCCTTTGTTAGGATGCTTGCTGAAACTTGATTTCTCTGGTTAGTACTTGGCTAAAACTGAGCCATGTTTATTTGAAATGTTCCCCACCCCTGCCCAACACCCCCaccccaaaaaggaaaaaaaattgttgtgACAGGCGAAATGGAGCTGCAAATCCTGTATTATGTGAAAGGATCTTATATCGGATCCCTTGTTTTAGTACCTCTAGTGTCAGTGGCCTTGTGAAAAAATGTTAGCATATACCTGGGATGATCTGACTAGAATGCCCATATTTTCTATTTGATAGTGAGCAGGCAAGTGTGAGCAATCCTGACTGGTTTTTTGTCATACTTTCTGGGGGAAAAAATGGACGATCTAGAAGGGAATAGGACTCAAATGagcttttaactttttgtattgCCGTCCTTTCACGAACCAAATGATATTCCCAGCTATACACAAGATTCATCCACAAGTGCGTATCTGGAACATGAAAAGGGGAAAACTCCATCTCATGTACGAGGATGTTTGTAGTTAGACGTAAGATAGCATCTTCTTTACAGGATGGCTGGTGTCTCGTGAGCAAGACTCCTAGCTATTTGGAACTGAATTGTGAGAAGTTGCAAGCAATGGTACCCATTAATGGTGGGGAAGAAAGAGAATGTTAAGAAAAGAACACAAGATTAACTACTCATTAGTAAATGGTTTTACATTGCCTTCCAGTCCAATCACACTGCCCCAAAGCCTGAGCAGTAATTACCTCGGTTATCAGGTCCTTAAAAATGAGTCGCTCCATGTCCAACACCACTGCTGGAATCAAACTTGGGTAATCTGCCCAGTCATCACGTTGTTGCATCATATCCATATATAAGATGCAGGTGGTTTCATCAGCATTATCTAGGCTGCAGTCAGTTTTTGCTTGGATATGATCCACCTCTGAATATAGCTCCCTCAGAAGCTCCTTCCCAGTCCCGTTTCTCTTTCTTTGCATGAAGGAACTTTCTGGAGCTAATTTACGTATAAGAATTTCATTTACAATATCAAATACCAACTTCCTATGGATTTTCTGATCAAGCTTTAAAGGAGCATTGCTCCGCCTGTGTTCCTCATTTGCTGACATGGTGTTTTCCTCAGTTTGTTCCAGTACATGGAACAAATCAGGATTGATCAAATAGCCTGATGAATGGAGCTGAATATCTGTTGATACTGTACATATGTCTTCAAGGAGACCCGACGCTAGTAATATCTTGGTAATGTATCTGTGATCCGGGCTAGGTCTCTCGCTGAGAGAATCGAATTCAAATGTGCTAGCTTCATCAGGAACTGTGTTCAGCAATCTGAGCTTATGAAGTAATTGCTTTAGGTTCTCTAGTTTCTTCTGATTGAACCCATCACCAAGATAATGCCATTCTGCTTCATCAGGATCTGGAGTCCTGTAATCTGTTGTTATGGGGACAATTAGGACGAGAAGAATAGTGAATTTACAGTCCTGAGAAAAGTAACTCTAAGAGTACACTGTCGTACTTATGTGTGATTTGGTTTATTTTGTAGTCTCATAGGCAAGGACATAATTTGCTATGCGGGTGTTACAGGAATTAAAACTGCTACCTTGAAAAACAGTTGATATCTTCTTCACAGGAGACAGTGAATCTTCTCTACAGAATGTTGCGTCCAGAACAGAGACTGGACTCGGTTGTTCAGTTGGGACTATTATGAGTTCAGCGAGTGGCATGTCTTCACCTAAACTAGCTGCACCATTCTGgacatatgaaataaaaaattgtcaATCTTTTTAGTGAATAATTCTTGAAAAATGCATGTATGTAGCAGAATGCCCATTAGCACTTACCCTTTCTTTTTGGTCTGCTTTCCGTCTGGTTCTGATCTCAGTAGAAGATCCTGTGCTTGTAATTTCTGTGTCAGTTTGGGAGGCTAAGCTACTGGTACTTTCAGATGGTATAGAAGCTGTATCACCTTGGTGACTGAATTC
The genomic region above belongs to Coffea arabica cultivar ET-39 chromosome 7c, Coffea Arabica ET-39 HiFi, whole genome shotgun sequence and contains:
- the LOC113698891 gene encoding transcription initiation factor TFIID subunit 8-like, encoding MSDGGGENVKEGENNLNHLHSKKSRSRADDFGLSIAKVAVAQICEAAGFQGFQRTALDTLSDVAVRHILEIGKTGNMFANLAGRSQSNVFDIIQGLEDLGSIQGFSGASDVDHCLLGSGTVREMVRYVGEAEEIPFAYSLPGFPVLKEREPGRTFEQTGGSPPAEHIPPWLPVFPDPETYVSLHKIDEKMAQIWEDEVGGPVEKRRELDKTFANLQQRMACNGTQPSVEVDFGNEAKEKGLVECNPFLTPPLQHGEKEVSLVLPPAKLSDEVFLQSANLEVPVSHISAMETFAPGIEAVKSGTFDFEDGRKKVPLNGRPNVRFKLGGGKRCLRVAISSQNQGIDKNSTWFRNDDGMDDKKRRVEQILKPSYESAGTDSLVN